The region agtgaaaattacaaGTGAGTGTACTTGAACAATGATTTTGGAGGAGAAATAACTGAAGAAAAACTCATGAATTCCAGGAATTAAGAGAGAGAGCTTCGGGATTTAGAGGATTTTTGgaggaaataatttttttttttgagaagaTGAAAGAAGTTAGGGAAGGATGAAAGGAATGGATATTTATAGCCTTGCCTGCATGGGGGCAGTTGATGTCATCAAGAAAAAAATCTTCATGCTTTTTTAAGATGATGTGACGTCAGTTGCATAGGAAGTtgaatcatcatcatcattttttattaaagaaaatcaCCATTACCCTAATTGAAGTGACTACAACATGCTTTGGAAACCCCAAAAACCATCATTTGCCTTTACCAAAATGCATCACCATTACCTAGAAAAAGTGGTACTTCATTTTTAAACATGTCAGAATTTGAAAAGGTACTAACCTAGTTGAATCATGCAAGTTGTTCTAGTACTCATAGCACTaagataaacttgggggcaaatattTAAACCAAAGTGTGACATCGTGATGTGGCATAGGAAAGGGACACGTGGAAACAAAAAGTATTAAGTTTGCCAGAACTGGTCGATCTACATGAGTTGGTCGATTATACTCGTTCAACATGAAGGGAACTATCCTCCTTGGAACCAAAAAAGAGAATGAAACTTATTACACAAAGGTTTCTGGACGAGCAGATGAGGCTTGGTCGATACTTGCTCGAAAGATTGAGTTACTCGAAGGACGATCTAATCAACGAGAATGACCTAGATTTTAggggatatttatgtaactgatatttgaatgtattcTTTTATTATGTATTCAGTTGTAACTAGCCCACATTATGCTTGTATGGCATATTTCATGCTTGTAAGGCCCATGGCCCACCATGAGACTATTAGGATTTATGCcgtaaaagcatgtaaatatattttataggtttaaataaaagtacaattttattatatttgaatgttataattattatttgaataatttataccAATATcgagaaaattccatattcatttattatgatatgatcttgtattagaacgagagaattaagattatatacaatgaataaaatagtcagtaacatattaaaataagaaatctttaatgaattgtTACTAGTGCgttttactaagcatacgggatgcaagtagtctagatccggattacttatgtggatagacatcttgttAAATGcactgtatataatagagattatatatgacaggaccgatatgaattaactatctttataaacttaccgtttgtaataaagatttatttcataatagatgatcatttgtagatcagtctaaatcctgagtagtcatgaactcctgtttgtgcttattggaccttttgattcactcattaaggtttcttagtgacttttgttttggagattcaatatcatgaatggctgggagcatgatttacaataatggaatacaTACTTTCCTAAccgatcgaatattggttcccttgagggttaattctagaacttaatagttattgagctcaaatttataatttgattataaattaattatttgctggtgaattaattgtacttaaggaacaagaggtaattagaagggtaaaacgataattttgacaagctctaattaacgaaccaatagttggaggacaaaactatatttattgattatatcgatggactacaaagaaattttgtaaatatgattctgtaaatacttagagtgcaattccatatttatagtagagtaatcatggaattaattaataaaatttttagattaaagagtttgattaataatctggtttattggagcttcgtattataggtccatggtccctaagTAACATATGTCTTACACTTTCAATGctaaggatgtcataaggaagatttgtagagagaatgactttaTTGCAAATGAATAAATTTTTCAGAGGAAGGAAATAATAATGGGCAATTAAATAATTGTGAATTAactaattatttaactatatagtttttattttgaaattttttatgttaaaataaatattaatcatgtttggattaatatagagagagaataataattatcttatttatagtaagatatttattcatttatttaagaCTGttatttaagataaagttaatgttatattaactgatatttattttgggacaaatatattatcttaaatattaattaaacaaacaaatgagaaaattagggtaatccctaatgtggctcacgaAACACACTCACTGCAATGAGTGTGTggcgctgtaacgccctactaccttagagccgttactaagtgagtttaaaacgaaaattgtgcaactaactgactctacgaggtttctaaaaccaaaagtgtgatttgatcagaagttaaggctgtaatctttgaaaatgtttagtttcattgaaaacattaagtatcaaacatccgggatcccaaaaaaataaggtttacaaaatatttacaactcaaaatagatttacacctggttaactatcaaaagaataggttaatacatccatatacaaaatgcccccaaccaaagcagtcgggcaggccgaacatgtacgcgccgcccccacgctctccatactcatggccggttgactgactctttgcttttacctgccacacagagcacccgtgagccgaagcccagcaagaaaactcatacagtatataacatatgcatagaatatagctaacatataatccactgataaataggaaaaccatcagattgaacaagcacggccatgccgccccagaggccttaccaaacctggggtctcggtccttaccgtaaggataactcatgtatccattgggtcccaccctggctataagcactccatgtgctaagtgttacttccggccccaaggccattctcggccttcaccgctctcggccttagccgttcatttcattataatcacacatatagtacattttgaaataatcattcaaacatataataattcatttaaggttatacattcgcacacaatacaatctagggccatgccctgcaataacactgtgggccactgccctgttctcgggtgttacggttttcttacctttcaattcgatagctttgatcacctaactcctcgagcacgatcctactcgagccctagcgctcacctaaaaaaaatccataagtcaaagtcattgccaaacctcaagtccaaaacctagcctcgggaccaatctcgaacccccgggaagtcctagatccacaaaataaggtggtggaatcgagccccgaaccctaggtcaaaatccctcaacaaaagcccaaaaacccctttatgTGAACagtgtagcactacagcgctcttaagagggcgctatagcgctacaagcagaaccacacctccccagaaacagggcctagtgctacagcgcccatagactagcgctgtagcgctagttgcagacaggccacacccaaaaatcgtttctgcgatttccttcaaccatttcaaccccaaacttgtccaaatctttcccaaacccaaaaacaaacttatcaacacctcacactcatcccaagcatcccaagaacccataacccaagctcaagcaacccaaaactcaagatctaccataatgaaccttaaacccagaaattcagtcaatcatcaaagttaaggacttagaaatcataccgtggatggaaattcaaccttgagttgaaccctagacctccttagcttgctccttctcaaccttggcctaatttccccaaaaatccccatctatttagctcaaatacacagctcaaaccagtcaaaccctaaaactgaaacttctaaaaacttacctcaaatttttgatgagttcttgctaatcccttgccaatcttcaagtctagcttaggatccttgatgctcagcttaccctagcgcaccactgagcttagctccaagaaaaatgaagggaaatggtgggagaaccacaaaccgatcctttgaaacaaaacccctctatttttctctcttttcctttttcttccttctttctttcttttttcagcCTTATAACTCTACTCCACCAATCCCACTTAATATAAAGCttcatttaacttatctctaaaaacctaaagaccaaaatgcccttcctattaattctaaacctttttgtccatgtagggccattttagtcattttacccaattcccactaattcctcgagtgtctctaataattccccgcttactacccaatacctgattaatcactaAATATatccctcatcatcaagattaacctcaatatattttccaaattcccatttaaaatccccaggcttaacccaagccagGTATAAATTCTCGctttgacttttctgctaacccgctcattctaggatcgtctcgagtcacagatcacagatatcaacacagtcatgcccaaaatggccaaattacaattatgctctttctaagacaatcaggtctacatgcatactaatacacatagtcatgcatctcaaatagtccaatagtcatataacatgcattaaatcataatcatgcatttaactcattaaagtcacacacaaaatcccattatgccctccaggcacactaatcaaggcccttaagccttattagcgaatttgggtcgttacaggcgccacccagggatagaaaatatccatgggatttgaattttgaatttcaaacttatttgtttatttaattattcttttaaaatatgatttaaattaaataattaaataagcaGTAATTGATCAATTTTATCTTAAAAATTAACGATTAATTAAATTAagtaattatctttataaaactgaaagaAGTGATACTTTTAGAAAataagtgtttcagaagttgttTTGATTGTCACTCTCTCTCCAGaaaacgatagaatttcctaaacctgaaattctaaTCATAACATCCTCTCTCTTCTTAAACCCCTCTAGATCTCATATggtgagtacatctagagagttctaattcaacctttgaatcctacgtgcccacgcaagtccttgtgtgtttgaggattgatttGGAAGATCAATGTGTGAGTTTTCATAAttaggataggaagatcgttgagttatacaaaaagattcaaggacacttgataggcttcaagaagtaatcttttatctatttgtatgtgatttaatatatctatatggTCCTAGatagtattaataaatttttaaaagatcgCATTCTGCTGTGTATtctgattttcatatttaataccaacaattggtatcaaaacagtctacatatatatgggaatttgaatttctagaacttgtgtaagccataaagggcataggatttttgtaatttttatttttaaatttaaatctaaAAAATGATGGtcacaagaaaagaaaaagaaggagaaAAGGGACCTGAGCCCCTTGGCCACCAGCCCGAGATGCACGTACCAGCCCAAGCCCTCGACCCAGCCGCACGCATCAGGTGAGCCCGAGCTCGCCACACCCACCCAGACCTTCAGCTCGTACACCCTCACATGCGCGCCAAGCCTTTGACGCACCTACACCTGCTGCGGCCCTCCTCTCGCCTACTCACGTGTGCCCTTGGTCTTGAGCCATGCCACCTGCGCCTGTAGCCTAGCTGAGCCCCATGTAGCTGTCGGCCCTAGTGATTAATTGGTGCCCAAGTTAGATCTATTTTTGTGTtaattatcttttaattaattgatttattaatttgtttgaatttgaaaattttattatcttattttatctttgttaaaaaaacaaaatatcttttagttggttaaaaTCTTAtctttaagtttaaataattatttgaatttgattatttaattatttaaattcaactaaattaaaaagatgaaaaaatggttattcaattaaaatttatttttaattaaatatattagttagaaagttagtttctaattagtTAGTTGGGCCTAACAATTATCGAAGAATTATAACAGAATGACCTATATGAGAAGAGAAGCATTATTTCAGTCTTGCAAACAACTAAAAaccatttttaattttatttctattttttcaaagggttataaatttagaaatacccaagacacatCTCTCCTCCCAGCTCCCTTGTATCTCGCTAAGTGTGGGAAAGCTTGCATGCCATCATGAGTAACATACCTAGCTACCTTCACCAATTCCAGCTTGATATCGAATGATTGCTGGGCCCTTTCTAGTTCCCCTCATATGACAAGGCAAGGCACCTTTCGTAGGTCACCATCCAGGCAAGATAATGGGTGTCGGATGGACCATGGAGCGTAAGGCACATCGTCTCACATGGCAAGGCTTATGGGCCTATGGCGAGGCATGCCTTTGGATAGGGATGTGTTGGCAAGCGGTATGTGGCCCTTTGCGTGAGGCGTAGGGCGTGGCCGAGGCAATCTCCACGAGACCCAGGCGTGAGGCGTGGGGAGTGGCCGAGGTAGTCTCTGCGTGACCCAGGCACGAGGCGCTAGGTGTGGCCGACACAGTCTCCAGCGCTGGGCATGGCCGACGCAGTCTCCGGCGTTGGGTGTGGCCGAAGTGGTCTCCGCGAGACCCAGGCGCGGGGCACTAGGCATGGCCGAGGTGGTGACTTGACTTCACTGAACCGGCACTACTATGGCTGAGGTAGTCTTCGTGAGACCCAGGCTCGAGGCGTTGGGCGTGTCCGAGGTGGTCTCCGCGAGACCCAGGCGCGAGGCACTGGGCGTGACCGAGGTGGTCGCCGCAAGACCCAGGCGTGAGGTGCTGGGTGTGGTTGAGGTGGTCTCTGCAAGACCCAGGCGTGAGGCACTGGGCGTGGCCGAGGCAGTCTCCATGAGACCCAGGCGTGAGGCTCTGGGCATGGCCGAGGCAGCCTCTGCGAGACTCAGGTGCGAGGCACTGGGCGTGGCTTAGGTGGTCTCCACGAGACCCTGGTGCGAGGCACTTAATGCCTTGTTTGATAGTCTTGCAATGCGAGTGGGCCTTATGGGGCTTTAGACTTGATTGCTTTAGACCTTTTACCGGTGTGGAATTCTTGCCTCCCATTGGCATGGAATGACTGTGTGGCCTAGGGCCTTGCAAATGTGTGGCCTCTTGGTGGCACATAATAACCTTCTGCCTCTATTGCATACTTGATGCCTTCGGTCTCCCTTAGCTGTTTACTCCAATAAGGGACTGgaccttttttccttggtggatttttggcatccacaaacatgatcatgcattagtcactTATATGttattcatgaaaccccacacaattttgATTAtacatgcatcttttagaaacatgattatctaggattgtcctaagtgtttatatgaattgttttggagaaatcaattgcatgtaaacttctaagtcttaaattagttaaaacttggaaaatcacaccataataaagacaatagttttATAGGTCTTTAAgaaaaccaactttatttaaaaaatgttttagtaaagtgaaatgaatgtaatgggtaattatttagataacattaattgtagaaacatgctcttttataattaaatgtattttttaattaattacatccAAGGGGTTATCAATAAATtcgtaattaatttagaattaattgattaatttaataaattaatttttattttctaaaatagtaagtaggagaaggtgaacatctcaatgtgatcTATGGTCTTGATGGGTGTCATTCGCcgtataaaatttaaatatatttattccttaatactcactaaattattagtatAGTGGTAGTAAGGGTCGAACCTACGATGActattattcaattattattcaaaataagaactaaaatgaaattagaaaggggttttagttttaacagctgaaaacataaatatagataaatatcaatgattgaataactaaggatataacgatattaaagaaatagtcaagaattattctccacctttgACAAtaaatctatcaacaatgacgaataatattccctatttcccaattaaactattaacctcgcagataacacttaagcagtcaattatctcaatttccctaatataattaattaaagctaaacactcttaattaatcctttttacccagcaataaacctaTTAAGCAAGTGATccatttaacctagtaaaagcattacactttgtggaaacatgttaatctaggcaacaaattcattaagcatgcaattcatttaacctaggttctatttttcatcacaataaAAATACCCGTCCAAATactctaattgcaatttatcactctacttagaatcctaaactattaggtgaataaaaatcctaagatgatagtagaacaatgaaaaaccctaattagttggccacctaacaagatctcacaagattcataacattcaattagaaaaatagaagcaatttaatacaagggaataaaatgaataaaattcatcaatgcattcaagatctcatgtctagggttttgaaataaccctcaactataaagaaaactactccataattatattcatattcataaacataaatatttaatgaaagtaaaagagttttgagaagaaagaaaaactagattgaagaatatagatgatgatatcttttcttatctcaatcAAAAGTTTTATAATTGACAGACAACTTTCAACATAACTATGCTTATGACAAACTCAAAAGttagaaacaaaaaaattacactagaaacaactaaacaacataaacacaaataacaactaaataaatgactattaaaaataaaacaagaatTTTTCCCTTCCCACATACTTAATTTTAGCATTGTCCTTAAGGCAActactaaataaaaaaataaatgcaGAATAAAAAGACAAGGGTAAGAAAAACTCCCGCAAGTTTGCTTTGTTTAATATCGTTAGCTCGATTGAATGCTGTGGTTATACTTGTTATGTTGGGTCATTTAACAAAACTTTCTTCCTCTTGTACTTATCAATAGAATTTAACATATCAAACTGtataacttcaccatcaaattcTATTGTAATTACCCATACTTTGACATCCAACGTTGTACTTGTAATAAGTCGGAATGGCCTCCTAAATTGAACGTGCACCaaaacatcttcaactacccTTAGGGAATAAACATTAGTGTGATCAGCCAATCGAATAATAACACAAGTTTCTTTTAATAACCCTGGCTTTAAAGAAGCAAAAATAGAATAAGATATAACATTAATAGATGCTCCTAAATCTATCATACAATGATCAAACTTGGTTTTACCGATAGTATATGGATTTATAAACATCCTAAGGTCTTGACACTTGGGTAGCAATTTCCTTTGGAGAATAACAGAAACATTCTCCCctacacttatctttttatcacCCTTCAGTTTCCTTTTATTTGTGGACAACTCCTTCGGAAGCTTAGCATATGGTGGTACTTGCTTAATGGTTTTAAGGagtgaaatatttattttaaggaCCGCCTTATTTTCCTTCTCATTCTTAATTTTTGTCAATCTTCTCGGAAAATGAGTAATATGGACATACGAGCTGACAGTGGGTTTGTGTAGCATGTTCTGTGATGATGGACCAACTGACGTGAAAGTTTCGATCTCTAGTGGAGAAGATGCTTCTGGAATTGAATTGTTGACTTCTCGAGTTGGAATTAGATCAAATGTTATGTCTGAATGAGGTGGCGTGTCAAGTTATGCACCACTTTGAAGAGTTAGGGTACCATCATTATCTATTGGATTACTCTCTAATTTTGTTGGTGATTCTCCAATATTCTCAACCTCAAGATTATTCAATGATGTAGCAATTTGTCCCATGGTACTCTCCAAATTCTTGAGGGATGCTTCTGTACTCTGAAGAATAACTTGGCTCTACATAGTTGAAGCCACCAAAGTTTTTAGCATAACTGAAATTGATGGTTCCTGATCTTGTGACATTCCTGTAGGAGGTTGTTGAGGATGAGGCACATAAGCCTGCTCTGACATCTGTTGAAGTAGGAGATTGCTGGCATTCATTGCATTGATGAGATCTCCAATTGATGGATCTGAATATTGTGGCGTGAACGCATTATATTCTGATTGAGAGTAGTAATTTGGCTCAACATATTGATTTCCACCATAGAAAGTATTAGAATACTCATCCCATTGTGAATTGTAATTGCTAAAATAGGAGTCATATCTATTCATTTGAGGATCATAACAATGTTGATAGTACATTGCCATGTCTCAAACAAAGTTcaatgcaagccctaaaaacatcaaccacaactaatagaccaagttagtaaaaagaaaaaaatgaataacaaattaaataaaatagtcccCGAAAAcaacgccaaaaatttgatgagTGTCGTTCGccatatcaaatttaaatatatattccttaatattcactaaattattagtaaagtggtaGTAAGGGTCAAACCCAGGAGgactattattcaaaataagaactaaactgaaattagaaaggggttttagttttaacagctgaaaacataaaatgaaataaatataaaagattatataactaaggatataacgatattaaagaaatagtcaagaattattctccaccttcgacaatcaatctatcaaccatgacgaataatattccttattcccaattaaactattaaccccgcagataacacttaagcagtaaATTATCTAagtttccctaatataattaattaaagctaagcacttttaattaatcctttttaccaagcaataaacctattaagcatgcaatttatttaacctagtaaaaacattacactttgtggaaacagtttaatctaggcaacaaattcattaatcgtgcaattcatttaacctaggttctatttttcaaatacctgtcacaatactctaattacaatttatcactctac is a window of Humulus lupulus chromosome 4, drHumLupu1.1, whole genome shotgun sequence DNA encoding:
- the LOC133832842 gene encoding uncharacterized protein LOC133832842, which produces MAMYYQHCYDPQMNRYDSYFSNYNSQWDEYSNTFYGGNQYVEPNYYSQSEYNAFTPQYSDPSIGDLINAMNASNLLLQQMSEQAYSQVILQSTEASLKNLESTMGQIATSLNNLEVENIGESPTKLESNPIDNDVNNSIPEASSPLEIETFTSVGPSSQNMLHKPTVSSYVHITHFPRRLTKIKNEKENKAVLKINISLLKTIKQVPPYAKLPKELSTNKRKLKGDKKISVGENVSVILQRKLLPKCQDLRMFINPYTIGKTKFDHCMIDLGASINVISYSIFASLKPGLLKETCVIIRLADHTNVYSLRVVEDVLVHVQFRRPFRLITSTTLDVKVWVITIEFDGEVIQFDMLNSIDKYKRKKVLLNDPT